The Phytohabitans rumicis genome has a segment encoding these proteins:
- a CDS encoding FAD-dependent monooxygenase has translation MDGGVVSQPDNQAVDVLVVGAGPTGLTLAAQLAAHGVRPRVIDRAADRVHESRALAIQPRTLEVLAGLGITEHLVVAGNPAVQLRLHTGKRTVSLPLFDLGLDDTAYPYLLFLSQAETERILEEHLNTAGITVERRTELTTMEQAGDVVECRLRQADSNEQAVTARYVVGCDGAHSTVRQLAGIGFEGGSYPQTFVLADTEADGIDADAAHAFLSTQGMLLFFPLGRPTTWRLLAMRPRTATAPSDATITLDEVQKLADAYTGGTVQLRDPVWMTNFRLHHRAATRYHTGRVFLAGDAAHIHSPAGAQGMNTGIQDATNLAWKLAHGLRGVTDPALLDSYQTERAPIGRLVLRLTNRAFTVATSTNPLIQLARTRLVPAILPLAARANTGRAYAFRAISQLATNYRHSPLSTNGPNPRGRHLKAGDRLPDAPLRHHGNDTTLHQITAAPRWHLLRVQNDDIQPDAINHLTDRYPDLLHTHRLQTASNTEALRRLGITSTATAVFVIRPDGHIGYRAGRPDEPTLDAYLSRWLSSRAR, from the coding sequence ATGGACGGCGGTGTCGTCAGCCAACCCGACAACCAAGCAGTTGACGTGCTGGTCGTCGGCGCCGGACCGACCGGTTTGACGCTGGCCGCGCAGCTTGCCGCCCACGGTGTACGCCCACGCGTGATCGACCGTGCCGCCGACCGCGTCCACGAGTCCCGGGCCCTGGCGATCCAGCCGCGGACCCTCGAAGTCCTCGCCGGCCTCGGGATCACCGAGCACCTCGTCGTCGCCGGCAACCCGGCCGTCCAGCTACGGCTGCACACCGGCAAGCGAACCGTCTCGCTGCCACTGTTCGACCTCGGCCTGGACGACACCGCCTACCCATACCTGCTGTTCCTATCCCAGGCCGAAACCGAACGCATCCTGGAAGAACACCTCAACACCGCCGGCATCACCGTGGAACGCCGCACCGAACTGACCACAATGGAACAGGCCGGCGACGTCGTGGAATGCCGCCTGCGTCAGGCGGATAGCAACGAGCAGGCGGTCACCGCCCGCTACGTCGTCGGCTGCGACGGCGCGCACAGCACCGTCCGGCAGCTGGCCGGCATCGGATTCGAAGGCGGCTCATACCCACAAACCTTCGTCCTGGCCGACACCGAAGCCGACGGCATCGACGCCGACGCCGCCCACGCCTTCCTGTCCACACAAGGGATGCTGCTGTTCTTCCCCCTCGGCCGCCCCACCACCTGGCGACTGCTGGCCATGCGCCCACGCACCGCGACCGCACCATCCGACGCCACTATCACACTGGACGAGGTCCAAAAGCTCGCCGACGCCTACACCGGCGGCACCGTCCAGCTACGCGACCCGGTATGGATGACGAACTTCCGACTGCACCACCGAGCCGCTACGCGGTACCACACCGGACGCGTGTTCCTCGCCGGCGACGCCGCCCACATCCACAGCCCCGCCGGCGCCCAAGGCATGAACACCGGCATCCAGGACGCCACCAACCTCGCCTGGAAACTCGCCCACGGCCTCCGCGGCGTCACCGACCCGGCCCTGCTGGACAGCTACCAGACCGAACGCGCACCCATCGGCCGGCTCGTGCTCCGCTTGACCAACCGGGCCTTCACCGTCGCCACGTCCACCAATCCGCTCATCCAACTGGCCCGCACCCGGCTCGTACCGGCCATCCTGCCGCTCGCCGCCCGTGCCAACACCGGCCGCGCCTACGCGTTCCGCGCCATCTCCCAACTCGCCACCAACTACCGCCACAGTCCACTATCGACCAACGGCCCGAACCCACGCGGCCGCCACCTCAAAGCCGGCGACCGCCTACCCGACGCTCCGCTGCGCCACCACGGCAACGACACCACCCTGCACCAGATCACCGCCGCACCCCGCTGGCACCTACTTCGGGTCCAGAACGACGACATCCAGCCAGACGCCATCAACCATCTGACCGACCGCTACCCCGATCTGCTGCACACGCACCGTCTTCAGACCGCGAGCAATACCGAGGCGCTGCGCCGCCTCGGTATCACCAGCACCGCCACCGCGGTCTTCGTCATCCGCCCGGACGGCCACATCGGCTACCGCGCCGGCCGACCCGACGAACCCACCCTCGACGCGTACCTATCACGCTGGCTATCGAGTCGAGCACGGTGA
- a CDS encoding DUF305 domain-containing protein produces MTRVNTRRFLLPAAAALATVILAAGCGDGGNEAGDLNHGGTASPTGAASSNATFNDVDVRFAQMMIPHHEQAVQMATLAQTRASDPQVKQLAVQVKAAQDPEITTMTGWLTTWGQSTAAHDSGHDMASMPGMMSDDDMAKLKAATGTAFDRMFVDMMIAHHKGAIQMAQDEQSNGAHPQAKALAATIEKTQTAEITTLETILERL; encoded by the coding sequence ATGACACGCGTCAACACGCGTCGCTTCCTGCTGCCCGCAGCCGCCGCGCTCGCCACCGTCATCCTCGCCGCAGGCTGCGGCGACGGTGGGAACGAGGCCGGCGATTTGAACCACGGCGGTACGGCCTCGCCCACCGGGGCGGCCAGCTCGAATGCCACCTTCAACGACGTCGACGTGCGGTTCGCCCAGATGATGATCCCGCACCACGAGCAGGCCGTACAGATGGCGACGCTCGCCCAGACCCGGGCCAGCGACCCGCAGGTCAAGCAACTGGCGGTACAGGTCAAGGCCGCTCAGGACCCGGAGATCACCACGATGACCGGCTGGCTGACCACCTGGGGCCAGTCCACGGCGGCGCACGACAGCGGCCACGACATGGCCTCGATGCCGGGCATGATGTCCGACGACGATATGGCCAAGCTCAAGGCCGCCACCGGCACCGCGTTCGACCGGATGTTCGTCGACATGATGATCGCTCACCACAAGGGTGCGATCCAGATGGCTCAGGACGAGCAGAGCAACGGAGCCCACCCGCAGGCTAAGGCTCTCGCGGCCACCATCGAGAAAACCCAGACCGCCGAGATCACCACCCTCGAAACAATCCTCGAACGCCTGTAA
- a CDS encoding DUF2795 domain-containing protein has protein sequence MLLAACIVRWACTAAATATNWPASPRTSATNQHPRSRTSHRTRRGPPTSLSRSAGHAEPERPPHHRPTGRSSVNHHPHRTRHPHRGRLRPRPATRDNLLAYAVGSHARPELITVIENLPDKAYTEIRDLWYDLPDVPVTA, from the coding sequence ATGCTGCTGGCCGCCTGCATTGTGCGATGGGCCTGTACCGCGGCGGCGACAGCGACGAACTGGCCGGCCTCGCCCAGGACATCAGCGACGAACCAGCACCCCCGTAGCCGCACATCCCACCGGACCCGGCGTGGCCCGCCGACTTCACTCTCTCGTTCGGCGGGCCACGCCGAACCCGAACGCCCGCCCCACCACCGCCCGACCGGGAGAAGCAGTGTCAACCATCACCCGCACCGAACTCGTCACCCACATCGAGGCCGCCTTCGCCCACGGCCCGCCACCCGCGACAACCTGCTCGCCTACGCCGTCGGCAGCCACGCCCGACCAGAGCTCATCACCGTCATCGAGAACCTGCCGGACAAGGCCTACACCGAAATCCGCGACCTTTGGTACGACCTGCCCGACGTCCCGGTCACCGCATGA
- a CDS encoding ABC transporter permease, whose protein sequence is MAMYPELTAPLVVLLAAAAAFVAFLLLFRPVLRRLALRQVVRRPAELVLVVLGSLLGTALIVASLTVGDSLDRSVRQAAYDVLGPVDEYVRSPSAPFGDEVAARLAPLRADPAVDGLLTTRGDPAAALRQDGGQRLAEPRAMAWELDFAAAARFGAPYPSGLSVPDPGPGRAVVNEHLADSLDAAAGDTVRFYVYGRPLDVTVAAVVPAHGIAGMGQGATINRNAFFTPGTLTGLARAAGQQATTTTFVSNRGDVESGVALTDEVSARVRDLLGPLASRGAGLQTPKREVLDAAEQTGNALGALFLFVASFSIIAGVLLIVNIFVMLTEERKGQIGILRAIGMRRRRVSSELVIEGALYTTAAVLLGGVIGVALGRAVVVLALGILNGFNGSGNQLSVVFTVTPTSIVNGMAAGFLIALVAVALTSVRIARTNIIAAIRDLDASPRRRTRRRLTALSAAGTAVLAVASVPAVAAAAGAATYLLPALAAVAAIPLLRRFWAPKTAYTVVGFAVLGWGLTAHIARPHVFDDAAASTATYIVMGCMLTFGAVLLVSQHQALLLLPLRRLMRSPSETGLATRLAIAYPTAKRFRTGATLAMYCIVVFVIVLMTQISAIINAGVDDAVAEASAGWTLRADYNPSAAWQDPERAVSSGEYAGVVAETVTLVTAPALGDDPLGRGEDLPVLAVGMPDRLAASAPALQERLPAAPDDVAAWRLAASDPSYVIIDAFYGATGGPPGEPVRPGAAITVTDPQTGQQVARTVAGVMSNGIAFYGMDGGGFRYPVLMSQAAIGDQFGAVARPSSLLLRLDPGSDPGQVAARLQGQFLTNGLVVTDLAQSVRDNFAANQQFFTLMRGYLGLGLFVGVAGLGVVMVRAVRERRRTIAVLRALGFKARTVRRSIMGESTFVALEGVIIGTVLGVLTTWLLYQNSPMFGSLDVPFPIAWGQIALTVGATLVASLLATVGPARRAARIRPAVALRIAD, encoded by the coding sequence ATGGCGATGTATCCGGAACTGACCGCGCCACTGGTGGTCCTCCTCGCGGCGGCCGCCGCCTTCGTGGCCTTCCTTCTGCTGTTCCGGCCGGTACTGCGCCGGCTGGCGCTGCGCCAGGTGGTACGCCGCCCCGCCGAACTGGTCCTCGTCGTACTCGGGTCCCTGCTGGGTACGGCCCTGATCGTGGCGAGCCTGACCGTCGGCGACTCCCTGGACCGCTCGGTGCGCCAGGCCGCGTACGACGTGCTCGGCCCGGTCGACGAGTACGTCCGCTCGCCGTCCGCGCCGTTCGGCGACGAGGTGGCCGCCCGGCTGGCGCCGTTGCGGGCCGACCCGGCCGTGGACGGCCTCCTGACCACGCGCGGCGATCCGGCCGCGGCGCTGCGCCAAGACGGCGGACAGCGCCTAGCGGAGCCGCGGGCGATGGCCTGGGAGCTTGACTTCGCCGCCGCCGCGCGGTTCGGCGCGCCGTACCCGTCGGGCCTTTCCGTGCCGGACCCGGGACCTGGGCGGGCGGTCGTCAACGAGCATCTCGCCGACTCCCTGGACGCGGCTGCCGGTGACACCGTCCGGTTCTACGTGTACGGCCGGCCGCTCGACGTCACGGTCGCCGCGGTCGTGCCAGCGCACGGGATCGCCGGGATGGGACAGGGCGCGACGATCAACCGCAACGCGTTCTTCACACCCGGCACCCTGACCGGTCTGGCCCGGGCCGCCGGCCAGCAGGCGACAACGACCACGTTCGTGTCCAACCGCGGCGACGTCGAGAGCGGCGTCGCGCTGACCGACGAGGTCTCCGCGCGGGTGCGCGACCTGCTCGGCCCGCTGGCCAGCCGCGGCGCGGGACTGCAGACGCCGAAACGGGAGGTGCTCGACGCCGCCGAGCAGACCGGCAACGCGCTGGGGGCGTTGTTCCTGTTCGTCGCCAGCTTCAGCATCATCGCCGGCGTCCTGCTGATCGTGAACATCTTCGTCATGCTCACCGAGGAGCGGAAGGGCCAGATCGGCATCCTGCGGGCCATCGGCATGCGCCGGCGGCGGGTCTCCAGCGAACTGGTCATCGAGGGGGCGCTCTACACCACGGCGGCGGTGCTGCTCGGCGGCGTCATCGGGGTCGCGCTGGGCCGCGCCGTCGTCGTGCTCGCGCTCGGCATCCTCAACGGCTTCAACGGCAGCGGGAACCAGCTGTCGGTCGTCTTCACGGTCACCCCGACCAGCATCGTCAACGGCATGGCGGCGGGGTTCCTCATCGCCCTCGTCGCGGTGGCGCTCACCAGCGTGCGCATCGCCCGTACCAACATCATCGCCGCCATCCGCGATCTGGACGCGTCTCCGCGGCGGCGGACCCGGCGGCGGCTCACCGCCCTGTCCGCCGCGGGGACCGCGGTCCTGGCCGTCGCGTCGGTCCCCGCGGTCGCCGCCGCGGCCGGCGCCGCGACCTACCTGCTGCCGGCGCTGGCCGCCGTGGCCGCCATCCCACTGCTGCGCCGGTTCTGGGCACCTAAGACCGCGTATACGGTCGTGGGGTTCGCCGTCCTCGGCTGGGGCCTGACCGCCCACATCGCCCGGCCGCACGTCTTCGACGACGCCGCCGCGTCCACCGCGACGTACATCGTCATGGGGTGCATGCTCACGTTCGGTGCGGTCCTCCTGGTCAGCCAGCACCAGGCGCTGCTGCTGCTCCCGCTGCGCCGGTTGATGCGCAGCCCGTCGGAGACCGGCCTGGCCACCCGGCTGGCGATCGCCTACCCCACCGCGAAGCGGTTCCGGACCGGGGCGACGCTGGCCATGTACTGCATCGTCGTGTTCGTCATCGTGCTGATGACGCAGATCTCGGCGATCATCAACGCCGGTGTCGACGACGCCGTGGCCGAGGCGTCCGCGGGCTGGACCCTGCGTGCCGACTACAACCCGTCCGCCGCGTGGCAGGACCCGGAGCGTGCGGTGAGCAGCGGAGAATACGCCGGCGTCGTGGCCGAGACAGTGACGTTGGTGACGGCGCCCGCGCTCGGCGACGACCCGCTCGGGCGCGGCGAGGACCTCCCGGTCCTCGCGGTGGGCATGCCGGACCGCCTCGCGGCGTCGGCACCGGCCCTGCAGGAGCGGCTGCCGGCCGCGCCGGACGACGTCGCCGCGTGGCGTCTGGCCGCCAGCGACCCGTCGTACGTGATCATCGATGCCTTCTACGGCGCCACCGGTGGCCCGCCAGGGGAGCCGGTGCGCCCGGGCGCCGCGATCACGGTCACTGACCCGCAGACCGGCCAGCAGGTGGCACGCACGGTCGCGGGCGTGATGAGCAACGGCATCGCGTTCTACGGCATGGACGGCGGCGGGTTCCGCTACCCGGTGCTGATGAGCCAGGCCGCCATCGGCGACCAGTTCGGCGCCGTGGCGCGGCCGTCGAGCCTGCTGCTGCGGCTAGATCCGGGCAGCGACCCCGGCCAGGTCGCCGCGCGGCTCCAGGGGCAGTTCCTGACCAACGGGCTGGTGGTCACCGACCTGGCCCAATCGGTGCGCGACAACTTCGCCGCCAACCAGCAGTTCTTCACACTCATGCGGGGCTACCTGGGATTGGGGCTCTTCGTCGGTGTGGCCGGCCTCGGCGTCGTCATGGTGCGGGCGGTGCGGGAGCGCCGGCGGACCATCGCGGTCCTGCGGGCGCTGGGCTTCAAGGCGCGTACGGTGCGCCGCTCCATCATGGGGGAGAGCACGTTCGTCGCCCTGGAAGGCGTCATCATCGGCACGGTGCTGGGGGTGCTGACCACCTGGCTGCTGTACCAGAACAGCCCGATGTTCGGCTCGCTCGACGTCCCATTCCCGATCGCCTGGGGGCAGATCGCCCTGACCGTCGGCGCCACGCTCGTCGCCTCGCTGCTCGCGACCGTCGGGCCGGCTCGCCGGGCGGCCCGGATCCGGCCGGCCGTCGCCCTGCGGATCGCCGACTGA
- a CDS encoding ABC transporter ATP-binding protein: MTAPQPLLEAVNVRKVYRSGQVSVVALHELSLTVHAGDLVAVMGPSGSGKTTLLNCLSGLDDIDAGQVMVGGADLFAMSDADRTEHRARSMGFVFQSYNLIPVFTAAENVELPLLLVGTPAGQARRRSLEMLDRVGLAHRAGHRPNEMSGGEQQRVTVARALVARPAIVWAVEPTGNLDTAMAGQIMALLQRLNAEDGQTIVLVTHDPAIGAAAGRLVRMRDGRLAADEAVVPVTAGASAPTLG, encoded by the coding sequence ATGACCGCGCCCCAGCCGTTGCTGGAGGCGGTGAACGTCCGCAAGGTCTACCGCTCCGGCCAGGTCAGCGTGGTGGCCCTGCACGAACTGAGCCTGACCGTTCACGCGGGTGACCTCGTCGCCGTGATGGGCCCGTCCGGATCCGGCAAGACCACCCTGCTCAACTGCCTGTCCGGGCTCGACGACATCGACGCCGGACAGGTCATGGTGGGCGGCGCGGACCTGTTCGCCATGTCCGACGCCGACCGGACCGAGCACCGGGCCCGCTCCATGGGGTTCGTGTTCCAGTCGTACAACCTCATCCCGGTCTTCACCGCGGCGGAGAACGTCGAGTTGCCGCTGCTGCTGGTCGGCACCCCCGCCGGGCAGGCCCGCCGCCGGTCGCTGGAGATGCTGGACCGGGTCGGGTTGGCTCATCGGGCCGGTCACCGGCCGAACGAGATGTCCGGCGGCGAACAGCAGCGAGTCACCGTGGCACGGGCGCTGGTGGCGCGGCCGGCGATCGTCTGGGCCGTCGAACCGACCGGCAACCTCGACACGGCGATGGCCGGACAGATCATGGCGCTGCTGCAACGCCTCAACGCAGAAGACGGCCAGACCATCGTGCTCGTCACCCACGATCCGGCCATCGGCGCCGCGGCCGGCCGACTGGTCCGGATGCGCGACGGACGGCTGGCCGCCGACGAGGCGGTCGTACCGGTCACGGCCGGCGCCTCCGCTCCCACCTTGGGGTGA
- a CDS encoding universal stress protein — MTEYENRPIMVGVDGSAGSLEAGRWAAAEARLHAFPVRVVCVYSWPAPQMPLAPLPSDWTEQSLRSAAEEVVAAAVDVVRAPAPDVGVTGSAIPGLAASKLVEASRGMGMVVVGHRGHGGLAAQRLGSVASKVAAHAHGPVTVVRPGTGDRPGREDTILVGVDGPPASDAALGYAFEEAERRGASVQALHSWQAPGPPWRTGMVRRTEHSREADGRCTGMTTA, encoded by the coding sequence ATGACCGAGTACGAGAATCGGCCGATCATGGTCGGGGTGGATGGGTCCGCCGGCAGCCTGGAGGCGGGGCGATGGGCCGCGGCCGAGGCGCGGCTGCACGCGTTCCCCGTGCGGGTCGTGTGCGTGTACTCCTGGCCGGCGCCGCAGATGCCGTTGGCGCCGCTGCCGTCCGACTGGACCGAGCAGTCGCTGCGCTCGGCGGCCGAGGAGGTCGTCGCGGCGGCGGTCGACGTCGTGCGGGCGCCGGCGCCGGACGTCGGCGTGACCGGATCCGCGATACCGGGGCTGGCCGCGAGCAAGCTCGTGGAGGCGTCCCGCGGGATGGGCATGGTCGTCGTCGGCCACCGCGGCCACGGCGGGCTCGCCGCGCAGCGGCTGGGTTCGGTGGCGTCCAAGGTCGCGGCCCACGCGCACGGGCCGGTCACCGTGGTCCGTCCGGGTACCGGCGACCGGCCCGGCCGCGAGGACACCATCCTGGTCGGGGTCGACGGTCCGCCGGCGTCGGACGCCGCCCTCGGGTACGCGTTCGAGGAGGCCGAGCGCCGCGGCGCATCCGTCCAGGCGCTGCACTCGTGGCAGGCTCCGGGCCCGCCCTGGCGCACCGGGATGGTCAGGCGCACAGAGCATTCCAGAGAGGCGGACGGACGATGTACTGGTATGACCACGGCATGA
- a CDS encoding hydrogenase large subunit, with the protein MHDLYGVQPVGHPLPRRLVRHPHWPHGWHPMRADAGPRPPLAASEAFPFVTVQGPGVYEIPVGPVHAGLIEPGHFRFSVVGETILKLKARLWYVHKGIEKLFEGHPAHDRVALAERVSGDTAVGHALAYSLAVEDALGWPIPAAAQRARAAVLELERLHNHVADIGAICNDVGYGIAHTHAQRIRETLLRLNHATTGHRLLRGAVYPGGAHLHTIPDPATIQAVADDIAEIVDIALNHTVVRDRLTGTAVLTQQQAADIGAVGYVARASGLPTDARHTHPTPPWTRSPSRSTPAATSWPAS; encoded by the coding sequence ATGCACGACCTGTACGGCGTCCAACCCGTAGGCCATCCGCTGCCCCGACGCCTGGTCCGGCACCCGCACTGGCCGCACGGCTGGCACCCCATGCGCGCCGACGCCGGCCCCCGACCACCCCTGGCCGCCTCCGAGGCGTTCCCGTTCGTCACCGTGCAAGGCCCCGGCGTCTACGAAATCCCCGTCGGACCCGTCCACGCCGGCCTGATCGAACCCGGCCACTTCCGGTTCTCCGTCGTCGGCGAAACCATCCTCAAACTCAAAGCCCGCCTCTGGTACGTCCACAAAGGAATCGAGAAACTCTTCGAAGGCCACCCCGCCCATGATCGGGTGGCCTTGGCGGAGCGGGTCAGCGGCGACACCGCCGTCGGGCACGCCCTGGCCTACAGCCTCGCCGTCGAAGACGCCCTCGGCTGGCCGATACCAGCCGCCGCGCAACGTGCCCGCGCCGCCGTGCTGGAACTGGAACGGCTGCACAACCACGTCGCTGACATCGGGGCCATCTGCAACGACGTCGGCTACGGCATCGCCCACACCCACGCCCAACGCATCCGCGAAACCCTGCTACGCCTCAACCACGCCACCACCGGCCACCGGCTGCTCCGCGGCGCCGTCTACCCCGGCGGCGCCCACTTGCACACCATCCCCGACCCGGCCACCATTCAGGCGGTCGCCGACGACATCGCCGAAATCGTCGACATCGCCCTGAACCACACCGTGGTCCGCGACCGGCTCACCGGCACCGCCGTCCTCACCCAACAGCAGGCCGCCGACATCGGCGCCGTCGGCTACGTCGCCCGCGCCAGCGGCCTACCCACCGACGCCCGCCACACCCACCCCACACCACCCTGGACGCGCTCACCATCCCGGTCCACACCAGCGGCGACGTCCTGGCCCGCTTCCTGA
- a CDS encoding putative nucleotidyltransferase substrate binding domain-containing protein translates to MVGLSRWIAIAAGDVSGTTIERLHRGATLGLLTADEADRLAGGFESIYGLLLRHEVEAIRAGSTPDTFIAPKELDTLTRRHLRETFRAVALVQARVDRNWLYRLPG, encoded by the coding sequence ATCGTCGGGCTGTCCCGCTGGATCGCCATCGCCGCCGGCGATGTCAGCGGCACCACGATCGAGCGGCTGCACCGCGGCGCCACGCTCGGCCTGCTCACCGCCGACGAGGCCGACAGGCTGGCCGGAGGTTTCGAGAGCATCTACGGCCTGCTGCTGCGCCACGAGGTGGAGGCGATCCGCGCCGGGAGCACACCGGACACGTTCATCGCACCGAAGGAGTTGGACACGCTCACCCGCCGGCACCTGCGCGAGACGTTCCGGGCGGTCGCGCTCGTCCAGGCACGGGTGGACCGCAACTGGCTGTACCGGCTGCCCGGGTGA
- a CDS encoding flavodoxin domain-containing protein: protein MTVLVSYATTGGSTAEIAEWIAEELRVAGLAVAVRPAAEVDDLAGYDAVVLNFRNPDPVRAWARGVAADISDPA from the coding sequence ATGACGGTGCTGGTGTCGTACGCGACGACGGGTGGCTCCACCGCGGAGATCGCCGAATGGATCGCTGAGGAGTTGCGCGTGGCTGGGTTGGCGGTCGCGGTCCGGCCGGCGGCCGAGGTGGACGACCTCGCCGGGTACGACGCGGTCGTTCTGAACTTCCGTAACCCGGACCCGGTGCGGGCGTGGGCGCGTGGCGTTGCCGCCGATATCAGCGATCCGGCCTGA
- a CDS encoding SHOCT domain-containing protein, with product MNGWGFAMMTLNMLLFWGVLAGGGYLLYRWLRRDEPSSGSDSARRLLAERYARGEIDDEEYRRRLETLAGR from the coding sequence ATGAACGGCTGGGGATTCGCCATGATGACGCTCAACATGCTGCTGTTCTGGGGCGTTCTGGCCGGCGGGGGATATCTGCTCTATCGGTGGCTGCGTCGCGACGAGCCGTCGTCGGGGAGCGACTCGGCCCGCCGCCTGCTGGCCGAGCGGTACGCCCGCGGCGAGATCGACGACGAGGAGTACCGGCGGCGGCTCGAGACGCTGGCCGGCCGGTGA
- a CDS encoding ArsR/SmtB family transcription factor codes for MVPLYQAKAEFFRTLGHPVRIRVLEMLGDGPKPVRDLLVDVDIEASSLSQQLAVLRRAGIVTATRDGNTVLYALAGPDVADLMRAARSFLTGLLASQAELLDALRDEDEPAAGDPVAGAAA; via the coding sequence ATGGTTCCGCTGTACCAAGCCAAAGCCGAGTTCTTCCGCACCCTCGGGCACCCGGTCCGGATCCGGGTCCTGGAAATGCTCGGTGACGGGCCGAAGCCGGTGCGGGACCTGCTCGTCGACGTCGACATCGAGGCATCCAGCCTGTCCCAGCAGCTGGCAGTGCTGCGCCGGGCCGGGATCGTCACCGCGACCCGGGACGGCAACACCGTCCTGTACGCCCTGGCCGGCCCTGACGTGGCTGACCTGATGCGCGCCGCCCGCAGCTTCCTGACCGGTCTGCTGGCCAGTCAGGCCGAACTACTCGACGCGCTGCGCGACGAGGACGAACCGGCGGCCGGCGATCCTGTGGCGGGAGCGGCGGCATGA
- a CDS encoding zinc-dependent alcohol dehydrogenase family protein, translating to MKALVYGGPGQKSWTEVPDPTIIDPRDAIIQVDTVTICGTDLHILGGDVPEVEPGRILGHEAVGTVVDIGTGVTGLSRGDRVLASCISACGACRYCRAGSYGQCRNGGGWVLGHLVDGVQAQYARLPFADLSTYQLAQNIADEAAVMLADILPTSYEVGVLNGQVRPGDTVVVVGVGPIGLAAILTARLYSPSHIIAVDKAESRLQAAKQFGADVAVKPDDDPLEVVQALTGGLGADVVMEAVGTPAAFELCTTLVRPGGRVANIGVHGKPATLHLEELWIKNVTITTGLVDTFSTPDLLRMLGTGQLDVGHMITHRFALDDFMAAYEVFARPAETGALKVVLSRQ from the coding sequence ATGAAGGCACTCGTGTACGGAGGTCCGGGCCAGAAGTCGTGGACCGAGGTGCCCGACCCGACCATCATCGACCCGCGCGACGCGATCATCCAGGTGGACACCGTGACCATCTGCGGCACCGACCTGCACATCCTGGGCGGCGACGTCCCCGAGGTCGAACCCGGCCGCATCCTCGGTCACGAGGCGGTCGGCACGGTGGTCGACATCGGCACCGGGGTCACCGGACTGAGCCGCGGCGACCGCGTCCTGGCATCCTGCATCTCCGCGTGCGGCGCATGCCGCTACTGCCGCGCGGGCAGCTACGGCCAGTGCCGCAACGGCGGCGGCTGGGTTCTCGGCCACCTGGTCGACGGGGTGCAGGCCCAGTACGCCCGGCTGCCGTTCGCCGACCTGTCCACCTACCAGCTGGCCCAGAACATCGCCGACGAGGCGGCGGTCATGCTCGCCGACATCCTGCCCACCTCGTACGAGGTCGGTGTCCTCAACGGCCAGGTCCGGCCGGGCGACACGGTGGTGGTCGTCGGCGTGGGCCCGATCGGACTGGCGGCGATCCTCACCGCGCGGCTCTACTCGCCGTCGCACATCATCGCCGTGGACAAGGCGGAGAGCCGGCTGCAGGCGGCCAAGCAGTTCGGGGCGGACGTCGCGGTCAAGCCCGACGACGACCCGCTGGAGGTCGTCCAGGCGCTCACCGGCGGTCTCGGCGCCGACGTGGTGATGGAGGCGGTCGGTACACCTGCGGCCTTCGAGCTGTGCACCACGCTGGTGCGTCCCGGCGGGCGGGTGGCGAACATCGGCGTGCACGGCAAGCCGGCGACGCTGCACTTGGAAGAACTGTGGATCAAGAATGTCACGATCACGACGGGGCTGGTCGACACCTTCTCCACGCCGGACCTGCTCAGGATGCTCGGCACGGGTCAGCTCGACGTCGGTCACATGATTACCCACAGGTTCGCGCTCGACGACTTCATGGCGGCGTACGAGGTCTTCGCCAGGCCGGCCGAGACCGGTGCGCTGAAGGTCGTGCTGTCGCGGCAGTGA